One window of Cupriavidus oxalaticus genomic DNA carries:
- a CDS encoding L-talarate/galactarate dehydratase, with translation MTATTSSTQPADSIAWIRLSSSYLPLATPISDAKVLTGRQKPMTEVAILFAEIRTANGHEGLGFSYSKRAGGPGQFAHAAEIAPALIGEDPSDIARLWDKLCWAGASVGRSGLSTQAIGAFDVALWDLKARRAGLSLAKLLGAHRDAVRCYNTSGGFLHTPLDQLKVNAAASVERGIGGIKLKVGQPDGALDIKRVAAVREHLGDAVPIMVDANQQWDRPTAQRMCRTFESFNLVWIEEPLDAYDHEGHAALATQFDTPIATGEMLTSAAEHWDLIRHRAADYLMPDAPRVGGITPFLKVAALAEHAGLMLAPHFAMELHVHLAAAYPREPWVEHFDWLEPLFNERLQIRNGRIQVPTAPGLGLSLSEQARAWTRQQAEFGQQP, from the coding sequence ATGACTGCAACCACATCGTCCACCCAACCCGCCGACAGCATCGCCTGGATCCGGCTGTCTTCCAGCTACCTGCCGCTGGCCACGCCGATCAGCGACGCCAAGGTGCTGACCGGCCGGCAGAAGCCGATGACCGAGGTGGCGATCCTGTTTGCCGAGATCCGCACCGCCAACGGCCATGAGGGGCTGGGCTTCAGCTACAGCAAGCGCGCGGGCGGCCCCGGCCAATTCGCGCACGCGGCCGAGATCGCGCCGGCGCTGATCGGCGAAGACCCGAGCGATATCGCGCGCCTGTGGGACAAGCTGTGCTGGGCGGGCGCGTCGGTCGGCCGCAGCGGCCTGTCGACGCAGGCCATCGGCGCCTTCGACGTGGCGCTGTGGGACCTCAAGGCCCGCCGCGCCGGCCTGTCGCTGGCCAAGCTGCTGGGCGCGCATCGCGACGCGGTGCGCTGCTACAACACCTCGGGCGGCTTCCTGCATACGCCGCTGGACCAGCTGAAGGTCAATGCCGCGGCTTCGGTCGAGCGCGGCATCGGCGGCATCAAGCTCAAGGTGGGCCAGCCCGACGGCGCGCTCGACATCAAGCGCGTGGCCGCGGTGCGCGAGCACCTGGGCGACGCGGTGCCGATCATGGTCGACGCCAACCAGCAATGGGACCGCCCGACCGCGCAGCGCATGTGCCGCACCTTCGAGTCGTTCAACCTGGTGTGGATCGAAGAGCCGCTCGACGCCTACGATCACGAAGGCCACGCCGCGCTGGCGACGCAGTTCGACACCCCGATCGCCACCGGCGAAATGCTGACCAGCGCCGCCGAGCACTGGGACCTGATCCGCCACCGCGCCGCGGACTACCTGATGCCCGATGCGCCGCGCGTCGGTGGCATCACGCCTTTCCTCAAGGTGGCGGCACTGGCCGAGCATGCGGGGCTGATGCTCGCGCCGCATTTTGCGATGGAACTGCACGTGCACCTTGCCGCCGCGTATCCGCGCGAGCCGTGGGTCGAGCATTTCGACTGGCTCGAGCCACTCTTCAACGAGCGCCTGCAGATCCGCAACGGCCGCATCCAGGTGCCGACCGCGCCGGGATTGGGCCTGAGCCTGAGCGAGCAGGCAAGGGCCTGGACGCGCCAGCAGGCGGAATTCGGCCAGCAGCCGTAA
- a CDS encoding Bug family tripartite tricarboxylate transporter substrate binding protein gives MKKLIASLLLGTAMATAHAAWPEKPVTLLVPFPAGGSSDNVARILGAKMQSQFGGSFVVDNKPGAAGMIGAAMVKRAPADGYTVFVSSLGPFVIGPHLTRNAGYDPLKDFDYISVAVQAPNVLAVPANSPHKSLQDVIAYEKAHPSKMTFASAGNGTSDHLTAELFWQQTGTAGLHVPYKGGAPALNDLLGGQVDATFMNINTAIPHIKAGKLRALAITSSKRSPILPDVPTMDEAGVKGVTVYSWQAVAAPKGLAPEIKAKLHSAVVAALNDPAVKPKLLDLGFEIVANTPEQFTAFQASEYARWKKVIEVGKITAD, from the coding sequence ATGAAAAAGCTGATCGCATCCCTGCTGCTCGGCACAGCCATGGCCACCGCGCACGCCGCCTGGCCGGAAAAGCCCGTCACGCTGCTGGTGCCGTTCCCCGCGGGCGGCTCCAGCGACAACGTCGCCCGCATCCTGGGCGCCAAGATGCAGTCGCAGTTCGGCGGCAGCTTCGTGGTCGACAACAAGCCGGGCGCGGCCGGCATGATCGGCGCCGCCATGGTCAAGCGTGCGCCGGCCGACGGCTACACGGTGTTCGTGTCGTCGCTGGGCCCGTTCGTGATCGGGCCGCACCTGACCCGGAACGCCGGCTACGATCCTCTCAAGGACTTCGACTACATCAGCGTGGCGGTGCAGGCGCCCAATGTGCTGGCCGTTCCCGCTAACTCGCCGCACAAGAGCCTGCAGGACGTGATTGCCTACGAGAAGGCCCATCCCAGCAAGATGACCTTCGCCTCTGCCGGCAACGGCACCAGCGACCACCTGACCGCCGAGCTGTTCTGGCAGCAGACCGGCACCGCCGGCCTGCACGTGCCGTACAAGGGCGGCGCGCCCGCGCTGAACGATCTGCTGGGCGGGCAGGTTGATGCCACCTTCATGAACATCAACACCGCGATCCCGCATATCAAGGCGGGCAAGCTGCGCGCGCTGGCCATCACCAGCAGCAAGCGCTCGCCGATCCTGCCTGACGTGCCGACCATGGATGAAGCCGGGGTGAAGGGCGTGACGGTCTACTCGTGGCAGGCCGTGGCGGCGCCGAAGGGGCTGGCGCCGGAGATCAAGGCGAAGCTGCATTCGGCCGTGGTGGCGGCGCTCAACGATCCCGCGGTCAAGCCCAAGCTGCTCGACCTGGGCTTCGAGATCGTCGCCAATACGCCGGAGCAGTTCACGGCGTTCCAGGCGTCGGAGTATGCGCGCTGGAAGAAGGTGATCGAGGTGGGCAAGATCACGGCCGACTGA
- a CDS encoding Crp/Fnr family transcriptional regulator, translated as MRKQVASKVKRIEPVRALPRSVLASGWLRNAPPRVLDAVAGAARRLRFADGEMVFARGDPPTYFCMVVSGRVRMSRVSSGGRESVYSVIGRGRWFGEISLLDGKPRTHDAFAVGNTELLVLDRRAFDRILAQHPEGMHLIVQQICARLRVAFDHAESAAQAPVDARMAARLLELADRTDHVVQISAEDLGDMVNRSRQTVAKYLQAWEDAGWIRRQYRQIELLEPGALKRLARR; from the coding sequence ATGAGAAAGCAGGTGGCCAGCAAAGTGAAGCGCATCGAACCCGTGCGGGCGCTGCCGCGCAGCGTGCTGGCCAGCGGCTGGCTGCGCAATGCGCCGCCCCGCGTGCTCGACGCCGTGGCCGGCGCCGCACGCCGGCTGCGCTTTGCCGATGGCGAGATGGTGTTCGCGCGCGGCGATCCGCCGACTTACTTCTGCATGGTGGTGTCGGGGCGCGTGCGCATGAGCCGCGTCAGCAGCGGCGGGCGCGAGTCGGTGTATTCGGTGATCGGGCGCGGACGCTGGTTCGGCGAGATCTCGCTGCTCGACGGCAAGCCGCGCACGCATGACGCCTTCGCGGTCGGCAATACCGAGTTGCTGGTGCTGGACCGGCGCGCATTCGACCGGATCCTGGCGCAGCATCCGGAGGGGATGCACCTGATCGTGCAGCAGATCTGCGCGCGGCTGCGCGTGGCCTTCGACCACGCCGAGAGCGCGGCGCAGGCGCCGGTCGATGCGCGCATGGCGGCGCGGCTGCTGGAACTGGCCGACCGCACCGACCATGTCGTGCAGATCAGCGCCGAAGACCTGGGCGACATGGTCAACCGCTCGCGCCAGACGGTAGCCAAGTACCTGCAGGCATGGGAAGACGCCGGCTGGATCCGGCGCCAGTACCGGCAGATCGAATTGCTGGAGCCGGGCGCGCTCAAGCGGCTGGCGCGGCGCTGA
- a CDS encoding class II aldolase/adducin family protein translates to MAQIQLVDSVRDRVSDAEWQMRVDLAAAYRLVAHFGWDDLIFTHISARVPDAPDQFLINPYGMMFDEITASSLVKVDHEGQPVLETPYDVNPAGFIIHSAVHEARPEVGCVMHTHTSHGVAVSAQQAGLLPISQQSMFALTGLAYHDYEGVALREDEKARLVADLGRCKQMILRNHGLLTCGRTVSDAFLTMYTLESACRIQILAQSGGTPLTMVPEAASANMGQQARQATKGKGSNLAWPGLLRRLDRINPDYRN, encoded by the coding sequence ATGGCGCAGATCCAGCTCGTCGATTCAGTAAGAGACCGCGTTTCCGACGCGGAATGGCAAATGCGCGTCGACCTTGCCGCGGCCTACCGGCTGGTGGCCCACTTCGGCTGGGACGACCTGATCTTCACGCATATCTCGGCGCGCGTGCCCGATGCGCCGGACCAGTTCCTGATCAATCCGTACGGCATGATGTTCGACGAGATCACGGCGTCGAGCCTGGTCAAGGTCGACCACGAGGGCCAGCCCGTGCTGGAGACGCCGTACGACGTCAACCCGGCCGGCTTCATCATCCACAGCGCCGTTCACGAAGCACGCCCCGAGGTCGGCTGCGTGATGCACACGCATACCTCGCACGGCGTCGCCGTCTCGGCGCAGCAGGCGGGCCTGCTGCCGATCTCGCAGCAATCGATGTTCGCGCTGACCGGGCTGGCCTACCACGACTATGAAGGCGTGGCGCTGCGCGAGGACGAGAAGGCGCGGCTGGTGGCCGACCTCGGCCGCTGCAAGCAGATGATCCTGCGCAACCACGGACTGCTGACGTGCGGGCGCACCGTGTCCGATGCCTTCCTGACCATGTACACGCTGGAGTCGGCCTGCCGCATCCAGATCCTGGCGCAGAGCGGCGGCACGCCGCTGACCATGGTGCCCGAAGCCGCCAGCGCCAACATGGGCCAGCAGGCGCGCCAGGCGACCAAGGGCAAGGGCTCTAACCTGGCCTGGCCCGGCTTGCTGCGCCGCCTGGATCGCATCAACCCCGACTATCGCAACTGA
- a CDS encoding 2-hydroxyacid dehydrogenase, with amino-acid sequence MAILVHLPSFMAVPITALLREQAPDITIWNGREAAVPEEVEAIIAWGLKPGVLPAYPKLRLVCAATAGVDKLLAAPDLPQDMPVTRIVDPGQQTGIAHFVLAMALRHTRELGVYAEQRGRGEWKRHRGRALSRCRVGVLGLGEIGSEVARMFAAIGFPVAGWSRSPKHLPGVADFTGDDGLDAMLAQTDILVCTLPLTPQTNGMLDRKTLSRLPQGAYFINVGRGEHVVEADLLALIDEGHLAGAALDVFAKEPPAADDPIWTHPRIEATPHIAADPSYELVAQQCIENLRRARDGRPLLNQVDRRAGY; translated from the coding sequence ATGGCCATTCTTGTTCACCTGCCGTCGTTCATGGCGGTCCCCATCACGGCCTTGCTGCGCGAGCAAGCGCCGGACATCACCATCTGGAACGGCCGCGAAGCCGCCGTGCCGGAAGAGGTCGAGGCCATCATCGCCTGGGGCCTGAAGCCGGGCGTGCTGCCCGCCTACCCGAAGCTGCGGCTGGTCTGCGCCGCCACCGCCGGCGTCGACAAGCTGCTGGCCGCGCCGGACCTGCCGCAGGACATGCCGGTCACGCGCATCGTCGATCCCGGCCAGCAGACCGGCATCGCCCACTTCGTGCTGGCCATGGCGCTGCGCCATACCCGCGAACTGGGGGTGTATGCCGAGCAGCGGGGCCGCGGCGAATGGAAACGCCATCGCGGGCGCGCGCTGTCGCGCTGCCGCGTGGGCGTGCTTGGGCTGGGCGAGATCGGCAGCGAGGTGGCGCGCATGTTCGCGGCCATCGGCTTCCCGGTGGCGGGCTGGAGCCGCAGCCCCAAGCACCTGCCCGGCGTGGCGGACTTTACCGGCGACGACGGGCTGGACGCCATGCTGGCGCAGACCGATATCCTGGTCTGCACGCTGCCACTGACGCCGCAGACCAACGGCATGCTCGACCGCAAGACGCTGTCGCGGCTGCCGCAGGGCGCTTACTTCATCAACGTGGGGCGCGGCGAGCATGTGGTCGAAGCCGACCTGCTCGCGCTGATCGACGAAGGCCACCTTGCCGGCGCGGCGCTGGATGTGTTCGCCAAGGAGCCGCCGGCGGCCGACGACCCGATCTGGACCCACCCGCGCATCGAGGCGACGCCGCATATCGCCGCCGATCCGTCGTACGAGCTGGTCGCGCAGCAGTGCATCGAAAACCTGCGCCGCGCGCGCGACGGGCGGCCGCTGCTGAACCAGGTCGACCGGCGGGCCGGCTACTGA
- a CDS encoding DMT family transporter: MQASRAGSGRIDWTTLFLLTFPPLSWAGNAIVGRLAAGTVPPITLNSVRWVLAGLLLAPFAWRGVLEHRAALRRHAGVIMAMGVLSIGSYNALQYLALTTSTPINVTLIGASTPLFLIVIGALCFRERVKPLQVAGALLCLVGVSFVLVRGEPARLAQLDLVPGDLYMLAATIAWSAYTWLLRKQRPDVPLPVLLFAQIVAGVLASAPVTAWELMAQDQPLPWNGKVAAILLYVATIPSLLAYFAWDRAIARAGAQLPVFFITLTPVFAALLSTLLLGDWPRWYHGVGLAAIGAGIWLAQRR, encoded by the coding sequence ATGCAAGCAAGCCGCGCCGGCTCCGGACGCATCGACTGGACCACCCTGTTCCTGCTGACTTTCCCGCCGCTGAGCTGGGCGGGCAACGCCATCGTCGGCCGCCTTGCAGCGGGCACGGTGCCGCCGATCACGCTGAATTCCGTACGCTGGGTGCTGGCCGGCCTGCTGCTTGCGCCATTCGCCTGGCGCGGTGTGCTGGAGCATCGCGCGGCGCTGCGCCGGCACGCCGGCGTCATCATGGCCATGGGCGTGCTGTCCATCGGCAGCTATAACGCGCTGCAGTACCTGGCACTGACCACGTCGACGCCGATCAACGTGACGCTGATCGGTGCGTCCACGCCGCTGTTCCTGATCGTGATTGGCGCCCTGTGCTTCCGCGAGCGGGTCAAGCCACTGCAAGTGGCGGGCGCGCTGCTGTGCCTGGTCGGCGTGTCCTTCGTGCTGGTGCGCGGCGAGCCGGCACGGTTGGCCCAGCTCGACCTCGTGCCCGGCGACCTCTACATGCTGGCCGCCACCATTGCCTGGAGCGCCTATACCTGGCTGCTGCGCAAGCAACGGCCCGACGTACCGCTGCCGGTCCTGCTGTTTGCCCAGATCGTCGCCGGCGTACTGGCGAGCGCGCCGGTGACGGCATGGGAACTGATGGCCCAGGACCAGCCCCTGCCCTGGAACGGCAAGGTCGCCGCGATCCTGCTCTACGTGGCGACGATTCCTTCGCTGCTCGCCTACTTCGCCTGGGACCGCGCCATTGCCCGGGCTGGCGCGCAACTGCCGGTGTTTTTCATCACGCTGACACCGGTGTTCGCGGCGCTGCTGTCCACGCTGCTGCTGGGCGACTGGCCGCGCTGGTATCACGGGGTGGGGCTGGCGGCGATCGGGGCGGGGATCTGGCTGGCGCAGCGGCGGTAG
- a CDS encoding Bug family tripartite tricarboxylate transporter substrate binding protein: MHSLNRRRFLQLAGCAAGSSALGTLPALAAESFPARPLALVVPYPAGGASDTSARIFGESIGKSVKQQVVVENYGGGTGLIGANRVLAAPADGYTFFHGSINEVFLAPLLNPAARYKPQDFMLVAPISDANIVLMARNGLAADSLDKFLDLAKQSKAKPLTYATVGIDSIYHLMGDALAARLGAPLLHVPYKGGAPALQGLAGGEVDFAILPYQSSFDAMQQQGRLRILTSFSRALPPALKHVPLISQSKQIPDFEYTIGGGYFVKAGTPADRVTVLRKAIGEALVKPDILGKLEAEGRTVAKPTDSQAQANQAFDQYMTRVTQLIRSVGRKTNA; encoded by the coding sequence ATGCATTCACTGAACCGCCGCCGCTTCCTGCAACTGGCCGGCTGTGCCGCCGGCAGCTCGGCACTGGGCACACTACCCGCGCTTGCCGCTGAAAGCTTTCCCGCCCGACCGCTGGCGCTGGTGGTGCCGTATCCGGCCGGCGGGGCCAGCGATACCTCGGCCCGGATCTTCGGCGAATCGATCGGCAAGAGCGTCAAACAGCAGGTCGTGGTCGAGAACTACGGCGGCGGCACCGGCCTGATCGGCGCCAACAGGGTACTGGCCGCACCGGCCGATGGCTACACCTTCTTCCACGGTTCGATCAATGAAGTGTTCCTGGCCCCGCTGCTGAACCCGGCCGCGCGCTACAAGCCGCAGGACTTCATGCTGGTCGCGCCGATCAGCGATGCCAATATCGTGCTGATGGCCAGGAACGGCCTGGCCGCCGACAGCCTGGACAAGTTCCTCGACCTGGCGAAGCAGAGCAAGGCCAAGCCGCTGACCTATGCGACCGTCGGCATCGACTCGATCTATCACCTGATGGGCGACGCGCTGGCCGCCAGGCTCGGCGCACCGCTGCTACACGTGCCGTACAAGGGCGGCGCGCCGGCGCTGCAGGGCCTGGCGGGCGGCGAAGTCGACTTCGCCATCCTGCCCTACCAGTCGAGCTTCGACGCGATGCAGCAGCAGGGCCGGCTGCGGATCCTGACCAGCTTCTCCAGGGCGCTGCCGCCGGCGCTGAAGCACGTCCCGCTGATTTCGCAAAGCAAGCAGATCCCCGACTTCGAATACACCATCGGCGGCGGCTATTTCGTCAAGGCCGGCACGCCGGCGGACCGCGTCACGGTGCTGCGCAAGGCGATCGGCGAAGCGCTGGTCAAGCCGGATATCCTGGGCAAGCTGGAGGCGGAAGGTCGCACCGTCGCCAAGCCCACCGACAGCCAGGCGCAGGCGAACCAGGCGTTCGACCAGTACATGACGCGGGTCACGCAGCTGATCCGCAGCGTGGGGCGCAAGACCAACGCCTGA
- a CDS encoding M20 aminoacylase family protein, which translates to MTQSPTASLRQAVQAIAPEFVRIRHQIHAHPELAFEERRTSDLVAEQLAAWGYTVHRGLGTTGVVGTLRKGDGSKAIGIRADMDALPIQEQTGLAYASTIAGKMHACGHDGHTAILLCAAKYLAESVDFNGTLNLIFQPAEENEGGALRMLEDGLFERFPCDEVYALHNSPGMPVGQIGVIAGPAMASFDRATVTLRGRGAHGAMPHHGIDPMQCAASIVLGLQSIVSREIDALKSAVITVGSIQAGSTYNVVPESATIKIGVRTLDPKVRTLVETRIREFVTTQAQSYQLQSDVVYERKYPVLVNHAAQTEYAREAAIRLVGADNVVERPPVMGSEDFAYMLEQRPGAYIRLGNGLGEDGGCMVHNPLYDFNDKALPVGAAFWAHLAQGYLV; encoded by the coding sequence ATGACCCAGTCCCCCACCGCCAGCCTGCGGCAGGCCGTCCAGGCCATCGCGCCCGAGTTTGTCCGGATCCGCCACCAGATCCACGCCCATCCCGAACTCGCCTTCGAGGAGCGACGCACCAGCGACCTGGTCGCTGAACAACTGGCGGCGTGGGGCTACACGGTGCATCGGGGCCTGGGCACGACCGGGGTGGTCGGCACCCTGCGCAAGGGCGACGGCAGCAAGGCCATCGGCATCCGCGCCGACATGGACGCACTGCCGATCCAGGAGCAGACCGGCCTGGCCTACGCCAGCACCATCGCCGGCAAGATGCACGCGTGCGGCCATGACGGGCATACGGCGATCCTGCTGTGCGCGGCGAAATACCTGGCCGAGTCGGTCGATTTCAACGGCACGCTGAACCTGATCTTCCAGCCGGCCGAGGAAAACGAAGGCGGCGCGCTGCGCATGCTGGAGGATGGCCTGTTCGAGCGCTTCCCGTGCGACGAGGTCTACGCGCTGCATAACTCGCCGGGAATGCCGGTCGGCCAGATCGGCGTGATCGCCGGCCCGGCGATGGCATCGTTCGACCGCGCCACGGTCACGCTGCGCGGCCGCGGCGCGCATGGCGCCATGCCGCACCACGGCATCGACCCGATGCAATGCGCGGCCAGCATCGTGCTGGGCCTGCAGTCGATTGTCAGCCGCGAGATCGATGCGCTGAAGTCGGCGGTCATCACGGTGGGCTCGATCCAGGCCGGCAGCACCTACAACGTCGTGCCGGAAAGCGCGACGATCAAGATCGGCGTGCGCACGCTCGATCCCAAGGTACGCACGCTGGTGGAAACGCGCATCCGCGAATTCGTCACGACCCAGGCGCAAAGCTACCAGCTCCAGTCCGATGTGGTCTACGAACGCAAGTACCCGGTGCTGGTCAACCATGCCGCGCAGACTGAATACGCGCGCGAGGCCGCCATCCGGCTGGTGGGCGCTGACAACGTGGTCGAGCGCCCGCCGGTCATGGGCAGCGAAGACTTCGCCTACATGCTGGAACAGCGGCCCGGCGCCTATATCAGGCTCGGCAACGGCCTGGGCGAGGACGGCGGCTGCATGGTTCACAACCCCCTGTACGACTTCAATGACAAGGCCCTGCCCGTGGGCGCCGCATTCTGGGCGCACCTGGCGCAGGGCTACCTGGTTTGA
- a CDS encoding LysR family transcriptional regulator yields the protein MDDVLDRKRAMCLLQIIETGTVRGAAEVLELDPSVVSRAVAKLEQDTGLTLLERRGRGVVATDAGRLLALFARRQQDLNDTFLAEVNNLKNAQRGHVELVFGEGFVDLVLEPVLQGFLSKHPDVTCSIQVAGTDETVRHILEDLAHIGFAFQPPDDVRLRSHYSRLSPIRVHVRKDHPLARRRRALTLADLAAHQGAALAESFGVRKHVQAAELDEHITLKPMLVTNSFKVLWEFAAMGLGYILTPRSVPLKGAQFRQLVSLPLANPILNNSRIHIITRAGRHLSPVAGSMLRHVMKAFPQI from the coding sequence ATGGATGACGTGCTGGACCGCAAGCGGGCGATGTGCCTGCTGCAGATCATTGAAACCGGCACGGTGCGCGGCGCGGCCGAGGTCCTCGAGCTGGACCCCTCGGTGGTAAGCCGCGCCGTGGCCAAGCTGGAGCAGGACACCGGCCTGACGCTGCTGGAGCGGCGCGGGCGCGGCGTGGTCGCCACCGACGCGGGGCGCCTGCTGGCGCTGTTCGCGCGGCGCCAGCAGGATCTGAACGATACCTTCCTGGCCGAGGTCAACAACCTGAAGAACGCCCAGCGCGGCCATGTCGAGCTGGTATTCGGCGAGGGCTTCGTGGACCTCGTGCTGGAGCCGGTGCTGCAAGGCTTCCTGAGCAAGCACCCGGACGTCACCTGCAGCATCCAGGTGGCTGGCACCGACGAAACCGTCCGCCATATTCTGGAAGACCTGGCGCATATCGGCTTCGCCTTCCAACCGCCCGACGACGTGCGGCTGCGCTCGCACTATTCGCGGCTGTCGCCGATCCGCGTGCATGTGCGCAAGGACCATCCGCTCGCGCGGCGCCGGCGCGCGCTGACCCTGGCGGACCTGGCCGCGCACCAGGGCGCGGCGCTGGCGGAATCGTTTGGCGTGCGCAAGCACGTGCAGGCGGCCGAGCTGGACGAGCACATCACGCTGAAGCCGATGCTGGTGACCAACTCATTCAAGGTGCTTTGGGAGTTTGCCGCGATGGGGCTCGGCTACATCCTGACGCCGCGCTCGGTGCCGCTGAAGGGCGCGCAGTTCAGGCAACTGGTGTCGCTGCCGCTGGCCAACCCGATTTTGAACAATAGCCGCATCCATATCATCACGCGGGCGGGCAGGCATCTTTCGCCGGTGGCCGGCAGCATGCTGCGGCACGTGATGAAGGCGTTCCCGCAGATCTGA
- a CDS encoding hydroxyquinol 1,2-dioxygenase, translating into MATQFTQRIIFAIALAAAAAGAQAAPGARDPFSEGARAVQDARSPFADGARSVQDARSPFTDGARGVQDARSAFADGARIVDPYSDGARTLAGLDRTGPSADPARSIDPYLDGAHA; encoded by the coding sequence ATGGCTACCCAATTCACCCAACGCATCATCTTCGCCATCGCCCTGGCCGCTGCCGCCGCCGGCGCACAAGCCGCACCGGGCGCACGCGACCCGTTCAGCGAAGGCGCACGCGCCGTCCAGGATGCACGCAGCCCGTTTGCCGATGGCGCGCGCAGCGTGCAGGACGCTCGCAGCCCGTTCACCGATGGCGCACGCGGCGTGCAAGACGCTCGCAGCGCGTTTGCCGATGGGGCACGCATCGTCGATCCGTACAGCGACGGCGCACGCACCCTTGCTGGCCTGGATCGCACCGGTCCGTCCGCCGATCCGGCGCGCTCGATCGATCCCTACCTGGACGGTGCGCACGCGTGA
- a CDS encoding GlxA family transcriptional regulator, producing MHHVALALYPGFQAMNLAVTTVLEFTNRTLGTPLYQVHLLSEQGGPVMCSGGFAVSTEPFGRRRFDTVLVVGDNDITPTPPALVRFLQRAARTSRRIGATCTGAFNLAEAGLLDGRRATTHWYYAEQLRRSFPNVGVEEDRIFIIDGPVWTSAGMSACIDLALALVEKDAGGAVARDVAKKLVVYHRRAGGQSQFSALLDLEPRSDRIRAALDFARQNLQSELSVEQLAEAAHLSPRQFARAFRDETGQTPAKAVEHLRVEAARLMMESGRHAIDVVARDTGFNDRERMRRAFLRAYGQPPQAIRRLARGVEPQAA from the coding sequence ATGCATCACGTAGCGCTCGCCCTGTACCCTGGTTTCCAGGCGATGAACCTGGCAGTGACAACGGTGCTGGAGTTCACCAACCGGACCCTCGGCACCCCGCTGTACCAGGTCCATCTGCTCTCGGAGCAGGGCGGACCGGTGATGTGCTCCGGAGGCTTCGCCGTCAGCACCGAGCCATTCGGCAGGCGCCGCTTCGATACCGTGCTGGTGGTCGGCGACAACGACATCACGCCCACGCCGCCGGCGCTGGTCAGGTTCCTGCAGCGTGCGGCGCGTACCTCGCGGCGCATCGGCGCCACCTGCACCGGTGCCTTCAACCTGGCGGAGGCCGGGCTGCTGGATGGCCGCCGTGCCACCACGCACTGGTACTACGCGGAACAGCTGCGGCGGAGCTTTCCCAACGTGGGCGTGGAAGAGGACCGGATCTTCATCATCGACGGCCCGGTGTGGACGTCGGCCGGCATGTCGGCCTGCATCGACCTGGCGCTGGCGCTGGTGGAGAAAGACGCCGGCGGCGCGGTCGCGCGCGACGTGGCGAAAAAGCTGGTTGTGTACCACCGCCGTGCCGGCGGGCAATCGCAATTCTCGGCATTGCTCGACCTCGAGCCGCGCTCCGACCGCATCCGTGCCGCACTGGACTTTGCGCGGCAGAACCTGCAAAGCGAACTCTCAGTGGAGCAACTGGCGGAGGCGGCGCACCTGAGCCCGCGGCAGTTCGCGCGCGCTTTCCGGGACGAGACCGGCCAGACGCCGGCGAAGGCGGTCGAGCACCTGCGCGTCGAGGCAGCAAGGCTGATGATGGAGAGCGGGCGCCATGCCATCGATGTGGTGGCGCGGGATACCGGATTCAACGACCGCGAGCGCATGCGGCGGGCCTTCCTGCGGGCCTATGGCCAGCCGCCGCAGGCGATCCGGCGCCTGGCGCGCGGCGTCGAGCCGCAGGCTGCGTAG